The following are encoded together in the Salvia hispanica cultivar TCC Black 2014 chromosome 6, UniMelb_Shisp_WGS_1.0, whole genome shotgun sequence genome:
- the LOC125193799 gene encoding sister chromatid cohesion 1 protein 2 isoform X2 — MFYSQLLLSKKGALGIIWMAAHCHKRLKKDQVHHTHIPSSVDKILDDGVPVVTHRILAFLLLGVVRIYSKKVEYLLNDCHEILNRLCTFKTGKSAQAEAGVGISRPQGPSHSITLPARFELDTFDLGLDQDAMGGKLRSHEQEMHADGRGKVSRRSGSFCKDIVLPSEAYSSTHTPPRDVLGAHQKQDLSVKSSSNANISLAGVEVLRHARRSLEDCVDPIQLDETENEQMHNKLFIKDCKNCPTNESGSDSGAAVRLLNSRHHSLPSPGIEFMVLDDAEKEQLNKRASHENVSPNTKGRSQEEQMYDYLSTKDLQTNIQWPTSSMESDFVVRLSNNGILPLPSLEMLRGTVFTLEDRLEPMVLDEAEEEQLYDRPSNKSTSSNFLAPIQDVELNSVVNPSREGSNPVENLEILDESNFSMEHLSGLMLLNLAEKKDDHDKPTLDEHVAEEKRMDHLPTQSSFQEHLDQVSTEAVYNAGKVGPELEVIPPESVKCQKPESVHVFILTPQPKLPDVGTVGVAAVQTPGRKESAKILKKRKALVDVATVVPNKVLKRWIQEDPIDLKRGRKNIPHTRSQAWRSHKSYTHSFLEPSIPGVSVNLCYNSCYSLETLSVKSSVGQDGLEAPTTHGAQERIPDIRSPITEESPTQTPVVSSSVADLLSGQTAVTPLVLEKPLEQTPPVRSPVAEDFQDQIPIAPGTPVAYFNSLRSHEAETVAADSEILESSSSLESIEKCTSSSEQLEPDALFQEETSSFKGDSLEKDAFSSRTRVIGSYLAKKLLHKRTRKEEEVLSLSRLLAGKTKKESTIMFYEMLVLKTRDCIDVQQESAYHNILVRETPKLRQYFE, encoded by the exons ATGTTTTACTCTCAGTTGCTGCTGTCGAAGAAGGGGGCGTTAGGCATCATTTGGATGGCCGCTCATTGCCATAAACGCCTTAAGAAGGATCAAGTTCACCACACCCACATTCCTTCTTCTGTCG ATAAGATCCTTGATGATGGAGTTCCGGTGGTCACTCATAGAATTTTAGCCTTCCTTCTTCTAGGCGTTGTGAGAATCTACTCCAAGAAAGTTGAGTATCTACTTAATGACTGTCATGAAATTCTCAACAGGCTGTGTACCTTTAAGACCGGGAAAAGTGCACAAGCTGAAGCAGGTGTCGGCATCTCTCGCCCTCAGGGACCTTCTCACTCGATTACTCTACCCGCGAGATTTGAACTTGATACATTTGATCTAGGTCTAGATCAAGATGCAATGGG TGGGAAATTAAGATCACATGAACAAGAGATGCATGCAG ATGGGCGCGGAAAAGTCTCTCGTAGATCTGGCTCATTTTGCAAG GATATTGTTCTACCTTCTGAAGCTTACTCATCTACTCACACACCGCCCAGAGA TGTGTTAGGAGCCCATCAGAAACAGGACTTGTCAGTGAAGTCATCAAGTAATGCAAACATTTCTTTAGCTGGTGTTGAGGTACTTCGTCACGCACGTCGTTCTTTAGAAGATTGTGTGGATCCAATTCAGTTGGATGAAACTGAAAACGAACAAATGCATAACAAGCTATTCATCAAGGATTGCAAGAATTGTCCAACAAATGAGTCAGGTTCTGATTCTGGTGCTGCTGTTCGTTTATTAAATAGTAGGCATCATTCTTTACCAAGTCCGGGCATTGAATTCATGGTACTAGATGATGCTGAAAAGGAGCAACTGAACAAAAGGGCATCTCATGAGAATGTCAGTCCAAATACCAAGGGACGGAGTCAAGAAGAACAAATGTATGATTATTTATCTACCAAGGATCTACAGACTAATATCCAATGGCCGACCAGCAGTATGGAGTCTGATTTTGTTGTACGTCTATCCAATAATGGTATCCTTCCCTTACCAAGTTTGGAGATGCTTCGTGGGACTGTGTTTACTTTGGAAGATCGTCTTGAACCAATGGTGTTGGATGAAGCTGAAGAGGAGCAATTGTATGACAGGCCGTCTAATAAAAGTACAAGTTCAAATTTCCTGGCGCCAATTCAAGATGTAGAATTGAATTCTGTAGTGAACCCATCGCGCGAAGGAAGCAATCCTGTAGAAAACTTGGAAATACTCGATGAAAGCAATTTCTCTATGGAACATTTATCCGGTTTAATGCTATTGAACTTGGCTGAAAAGAAAGATGACCATGATAAGCCAACACTTGACGAGCATGTAGCTGAAGAGAAGCGCATGGACCATCTGCCTACTCAGTCGAGTTTTCAAGAACATTTAGACCAAGTTTCTACTGAAGCAGTTTATAATGCAGGGAAAGTGGGTCCAGAACTAGAGGTCATTCCCCCGGAAAGTGTAAAATGCCAGAAACCAGAAAGTGTTCATGTGTTTATTCTAACTCCTCAACCAAAGCTTCCAG ATGTTGGAACTGTGGGAGTTGCAGCTGTTCAGACTCCTGGCAGAAAGGAGAGTGCGAAGATTCTTAAAAAGCGGAAGGCATTGGTGGATGTGGCCACAGTGGTGCCAAATAA GGTATTGAAGAGATGGATACAAGAAGATCCGATTGACCTAAAACGCGGGAGAAAGAATATTCCTCATACTCGGTCACAAGCCTGGAGATCTCATAAAAGTTACACACACAGTTTCCTTGAGCCttcgattcccg GTGTCTCAGTAAATCTCTGTTACAACAGCTGCTATTCACTAGAAACTTTATCTGTGAAATCATCTGTTGGCCAAGATGGTCTCGAAGCTCCTACAACGCATGGTGCTCAAGAACGGATTCCAGACATCAGATCTCCTATTACAGAAGAGTCTCCCACACAAACTCCAGTTGTCAGTTCTTCAGTTGCAGATTTACTGAGTGGGCAAACTGCTGTCACGCCCCTAGTTTTAGAAAAGCCTCTTGAACAAACTCCACCTGTCAGATCTCCGGTTGCAGAAGATTTTCAGGACCAAATTCCGATCGCTCCTGGAACACCTGTTGCTTACTTTAACTCGTTGAGATCACACGAAGCTGAAACAGTTGCGGCTGATTCAGAAATCTTGGAATCTTCCTCATCCCTTGAAAGCATAGAGAAGTGTACATCTTCAAGTGAACAACTTGAACCGGACGCTTTGTTTCAGGAG GAAACGAGCTCGTTCAAAGGTGATAGCTTGGAGAAAG ATGCATTCTCTTCCAGAACAAG AGTAATTGGAAGTTATCTTGCTAAGAAGCTCCTGCATAAAAGGACACGAAAAGAGGAAGAAGTATTGAGCTTGTCGCGCTTATTGGCAGGAAAAACGAAGAAAGAGAGCACAATTATGTTCTATGAGATGCTG GTTTTGAAAACACGAGACTGCATAGACGTGCAGCAGGAGAGTGCTTACCACAATATTCTTGTGCGCGAGACCCCCAAACTGAGGCAGTATTTCGAATGA
- the LOC125193799 gene encoding sister chromatid cohesion 1 protein 2 isoform X1, with protein sequence MFYSQLLLSKKGALGIIWMAAHCHKRLKKDQVHHTHIPSSVDKILDDGVPVVTHRILAFLLLGVVRIYSKKVEYLLNDCHEILNRLCTFKTGKSAQAEAGVGISRPQGPSHSITLPARFELDTFDLGLDQDAMGGKLRSHEQEMHADGRGKVSRRSGSFCKDIVLPSEAYSSTHTPPRDVLGAHQKQDLSVKSSSNANISLAGVEVLRHARRSLEDCVDPIQLDETENEQMHNKLFIKDCKNCPTNESGSDSGAAVRLLNSRHHSLPSPGIEFMVLDDAEKEQLNKRASHENVSPNTKGRSQEEQMYDYLSTKDLQTNIQWPTSSMESDFVVRLSNNGILPLPSLEMLRGTVFTLEDRLEPMVLDEAEEEQLYDRPSNKSTSSNFLAPIQDVELNSVVNPSREGSNPVENLEILDESNFSMEHLSGLMLLNLAEKKDDHDKPTLDEHVAEEKRMDHLPTQSSFQEHLDQVSTEAVYNAGKVGPELEVIPPESVKCQKPESVHVFILTPQPKLPATDVGTVGVAAVQTPGRKESAKILKKRKALVDVATVVPNKVLKRWIQEDPIDLKRGRKNIPHTRSQAWRSHKSYTHSFLEPSIPGVSVNLCYNSCYSLETLSVKSSVGQDGLEAPTTHGAQERIPDIRSPITEESPTQTPVVSSSVADLLSGQTAVTPLVLEKPLEQTPPVRSPVAEDFQDQIPIAPGTPVAYFNSLRSHEAETVAADSEILESSSSLESIEKCTSSSEQLEPDALFQEETSSFKGDSLEKDAFSSRTRVIGSYLAKKLLHKRTRKEEEVLSLSRLLAGKTKKESTIMFYEMLVLKTRDCIDVQQESAYHNILVRETPKLRQYFE encoded by the exons ATGTTTTACTCTCAGTTGCTGCTGTCGAAGAAGGGGGCGTTAGGCATCATTTGGATGGCCGCTCATTGCCATAAACGCCTTAAGAAGGATCAAGTTCACCACACCCACATTCCTTCTTCTGTCG ATAAGATCCTTGATGATGGAGTTCCGGTGGTCACTCATAGAATTTTAGCCTTCCTTCTTCTAGGCGTTGTGAGAATCTACTCCAAGAAAGTTGAGTATCTACTTAATGACTGTCATGAAATTCTCAACAGGCTGTGTACCTTTAAGACCGGGAAAAGTGCACAAGCTGAAGCAGGTGTCGGCATCTCTCGCCCTCAGGGACCTTCTCACTCGATTACTCTACCCGCGAGATTTGAACTTGATACATTTGATCTAGGTCTAGATCAAGATGCAATGGG TGGGAAATTAAGATCACATGAACAAGAGATGCATGCAG ATGGGCGCGGAAAAGTCTCTCGTAGATCTGGCTCATTTTGCAAG GATATTGTTCTACCTTCTGAAGCTTACTCATCTACTCACACACCGCCCAGAGA TGTGTTAGGAGCCCATCAGAAACAGGACTTGTCAGTGAAGTCATCAAGTAATGCAAACATTTCTTTAGCTGGTGTTGAGGTACTTCGTCACGCACGTCGTTCTTTAGAAGATTGTGTGGATCCAATTCAGTTGGATGAAACTGAAAACGAACAAATGCATAACAAGCTATTCATCAAGGATTGCAAGAATTGTCCAACAAATGAGTCAGGTTCTGATTCTGGTGCTGCTGTTCGTTTATTAAATAGTAGGCATCATTCTTTACCAAGTCCGGGCATTGAATTCATGGTACTAGATGATGCTGAAAAGGAGCAACTGAACAAAAGGGCATCTCATGAGAATGTCAGTCCAAATACCAAGGGACGGAGTCAAGAAGAACAAATGTATGATTATTTATCTACCAAGGATCTACAGACTAATATCCAATGGCCGACCAGCAGTATGGAGTCTGATTTTGTTGTACGTCTATCCAATAATGGTATCCTTCCCTTACCAAGTTTGGAGATGCTTCGTGGGACTGTGTTTACTTTGGAAGATCGTCTTGAACCAATGGTGTTGGATGAAGCTGAAGAGGAGCAATTGTATGACAGGCCGTCTAATAAAAGTACAAGTTCAAATTTCCTGGCGCCAATTCAAGATGTAGAATTGAATTCTGTAGTGAACCCATCGCGCGAAGGAAGCAATCCTGTAGAAAACTTGGAAATACTCGATGAAAGCAATTTCTCTATGGAACATTTATCCGGTTTAATGCTATTGAACTTGGCTGAAAAGAAAGATGACCATGATAAGCCAACACTTGACGAGCATGTAGCTGAAGAGAAGCGCATGGACCATCTGCCTACTCAGTCGAGTTTTCAAGAACATTTAGACCAAGTTTCTACTGAAGCAGTTTATAATGCAGGGAAAGTGGGTCCAGAACTAGAGGTCATTCCCCCGGAAAGTGTAAAATGCCAGAAACCAGAAAGTGTTCATGTGTTTATTCTAACTCCTCAACCAAAGCTTCCAG CAACAGATGTTGGAACTGTGGGAGTTGCAGCTGTTCAGACTCCTGGCAGAAAGGAGAGTGCGAAGATTCTTAAAAAGCGGAAGGCATTGGTGGATGTGGCCACAGTGGTGCCAAATAA GGTATTGAAGAGATGGATACAAGAAGATCCGATTGACCTAAAACGCGGGAGAAAGAATATTCCTCATACTCGGTCACAAGCCTGGAGATCTCATAAAAGTTACACACACAGTTTCCTTGAGCCttcgattcccg GTGTCTCAGTAAATCTCTGTTACAACAGCTGCTATTCACTAGAAACTTTATCTGTGAAATCATCTGTTGGCCAAGATGGTCTCGAAGCTCCTACAACGCATGGTGCTCAAGAACGGATTCCAGACATCAGATCTCCTATTACAGAAGAGTCTCCCACACAAACTCCAGTTGTCAGTTCTTCAGTTGCAGATTTACTGAGTGGGCAAACTGCTGTCACGCCCCTAGTTTTAGAAAAGCCTCTTGAACAAACTCCACCTGTCAGATCTCCGGTTGCAGAAGATTTTCAGGACCAAATTCCGATCGCTCCTGGAACACCTGTTGCTTACTTTAACTCGTTGAGATCACACGAAGCTGAAACAGTTGCGGCTGATTCAGAAATCTTGGAATCTTCCTCATCCCTTGAAAGCATAGAGAAGTGTACATCTTCAAGTGAACAACTTGAACCGGACGCTTTGTTTCAGGAG GAAACGAGCTCGTTCAAAGGTGATAGCTTGGAGAAAG ATGCATTCTCTTCCAGAACAAG AGTAATTGGAAGTTATCTTGCTAAGAAGCTCCTGCATAAAAGGACACGAAAAGAGGAAGAAGTATTGAGCTTGTCGCGCTTATTGGCAGGAAAAACGAAGAAAGAGAGCACAATTATGTTCTATGAGATGCTG GTTTTGAAAACACGAGACTGCATAGACGTGCAGCAGGAGAGTGCTTACCACAATATTCTTGTGCGCGAGACCCCCAAACTGAGGCAGTATTTCGAATGA
- the LOC125193799 gene encoding sister chromatid cohesion 1 protein 2 isoform X3, with product MFYSQLLLSKKGALGIIWMAAHCHKRLKKDQVHHTHIPSSVDKILDDGVPVVTHRILAFLLLGVVRIYSKKVEYLLNDCHEILNRLCTFKTGKSAQAEAGVGISRPQGPSHSITLPARFELDTFDLGLDQDAMGGKLRSHEQEMHADGRGKVSRRSGSFCKDIVLPSEAYSSTHTPPRDVLGAHQKQDLSVKSSSNANISLAGVEVLRHARRSLEDCVDPIQLDETENEQMHNKLFIKDCKNCPTNESDDAEKEQLNKRASHENVSPNTKGRSQEEQMYDYLSTKDLQTNIQWPTSSMESDFVVRLSNNGILPLPSLEMLRGTVFTLEDRLEPMVLDEAEEEQLYDRPSNKSTSSNFLAPIQDVELNSVVNPSREGSNPVENLEILDESNFSMEHLSGLMLLNLAEKKDDHDKPTLDEHVAEEKRMDHLPTQSSFQEHLDQVSTEAVYNAGKVGPELEVIPPESVKCQKPESVHVFILTPQPKLPATDVGTVGVAAVQTPGRKESAKILKKRKALVDVATVVPNKVLKRWIQEDPIDLKRGRKNIPHTRSQAWRSHKSYTHSFLEPSIPGVSVNLCYNSCYSLETLSVKSSVGQDGLEAPTTHGAQERIPDIRSPITEESPTQTPVVSSSVADLLSGQTAVTPLVLEKPLEQTPPVRSPVAEDFQDQIPIAPGTPVAYFNSLRSHEAETVAADSEILESSSSLESIEKCTSSSEQLEPDALFQEETSSFKGDSLEKDAFSSRTRVIGSYLAKKLLHKRTRKEEEVLSLSRLLAGKTKKESTIMFYEMLVLKTRDCIDVQQESAYHNILVRETPKLRQYFE from the exons ATGTTTTACTCTCAGTTGCTGCTGTCGAAGAAGGGGGCGTTAGGCATCATTTGGATGGCCGCTCATTGCCATAAACGCCTTAAGAAGGATCAAGTTCACCACACCCACATTCCTTCTTCTGTCG ATAAGATCCTTGATGATGGAGTTCCGGTGGTCACTCATAGAATTTTAGCCTTCCTTCTTCTAGGCGTTGTGAGAATCTACTCCAAGAAAGTTGAGTATCTACTTAATGACTGTCATGAAATTCTCAACAGGCTGTGTACCTTTAAGACCGGGAAAAGTGCACAAGCTGAAGCAGGTGTCGGCATCTCTCGCCCTCAGGGACCTTCTCACTCGATTACTCTACCCGCGAGATTTGAACTTGATACATTTGATCTAGGTCTAGATCAAGATGCAATGGG TGGGAAATTAAGATCACATGAACAAGAGATGCATGCAG ATGGGCGCGGAAAAGTCTCTCGTAGATCTGGCTCATTTTGCAAG GATATTGTTCTACCTTCTGAAGCTTACTCATCTACTCACACACCGCCCAGAGA TGTGTTAGGAGCCCATCAGAAACAGGACTTGTCAGTGAAGTCATCAAGTAATGCAAACATTTCTTTAGCTGGTGTTGAGGTACTTCGTCACGCACGTCGTTCTTTAGAAGATTGTGTGGATCCAATTCAGTTGGATGAAACTGAAAACGAACAAATGCATAACAAGCTATTCATCAAGGATTGCAAGAATTGTCCAACAAATGAGTCAG ATGATGCTGAAAAGGAGCAACTGAACAAAAGGGCATCTCATGAGAATGTCAGTCCAAATACCAAGGGACGGAGTCAAGAAGAACAAATGTATGATTATTTATCTACCAAGGATCTACAGACTAATATCCAATGGCCGACCAGCAGTATGGAGTCTGATTTTGTTGTACGTCTATCCAATAATGGTATCCTTCCCTTACCAAGTTTGGAGATGCTTCGTGGGACTGTGTTTACTTTGGAAGATCGTCTTGAACCAATGGTGTTGGATGAAGCTGAAGAGGAGCAATTGTATGACAGGCCGTCTAATAAAAGTACAAGTTCAAATTTCCTGGCGCCAATTCAAGATGTAGAATTGAATTCTGTAGTGAACCCATCGCGCGAAGGAAGCAATCCTGTAGAAAACTTGGAAATACTCGATGAAAGCAATTTCTCTATGGAACATTTATCCGGTTTAATGCTATTGAACTTGGCTGAAAAGAAAGATGACCATGATAAGCCAACACTTGACGAGCATGTAGCTGAAGAGAAGCGCATGGACCATCTGCCTACTCAGTCGAGTTTTCAAGAACATTTAGACCAAGTTTCTACTGAAGCAGTTTATAATGCAGGGAAAGTGGGTCCAGAACTAGAGGTCATTCCCCCGGAAAGTGTAAAATGCCAGAAACCAGAAAGTGTTCATGTGTTTATTCTAACTCCTCAACCAAAGCTTCCAG CAACAGATGTTGGAACTGTGGGAGTTGCAGCTGTTCAGACTCCTGGCAGAAAGGAGAGTGCGAAGATTCTTAAAAAGCGGAAGGCATTGGTGGATGTGGCCACAGTGGTGCCAAATAA GGTATTGAAGAGATGGATACAAGAAGATCCGATTGACCTAAAACGCGGGAGAAAGAATATTCCTCATACTCGGTCACAAGCCTGGAGATCTCATAAAAGTTACACACACAGTTTCCTTGAGCCttcgattcccg GTGTCTCAGTAAATCTCTGTTACAACAGCTGCTATTCACTAGAAACTTTATCTGTGAAATCATCTGTTGGCCAAGATGGTCTCGAAGCTCCTACAACGCATGGTGCTCAAGAACGGATTCCAGACATCAGATCTCCTATTACAGAAGAGTCTCCCACACAAACTCCAGTTGTCAGTTCTTCAGTTGCAGATTTACTGAGTGGGCAAACTGCTGTCACGCCCCTAGTTTTAGAAAAGCCTCTTGAACAAACTCCACCTGTCAGATCTCCGGTTGCAGAAGATTTTCAGGACCAAATTCCGATCGCTCCTGGAACACCTGTTGCTTACTTTAACTCGTTGAGATCACACGAAGCTGAAACAGTTGCGGCTGATTCAGAAATCTTGGAATCTTCCTCATCCCTTGAAAGCATAGAGAAGTGTACATCTTCAAGTGAACAACTTGAACCGGACGCTTTGTTTCAGGAG GAAACGAGCTCGTTCAAAGGTGATAGCTTGGAGAAAG ATGCATTCTCTTCCAGAACAAG AGTAATTGGAAGTTATCTTGCTAAGAAGCTCCTGCATAAAAGGACACGAAAAGAGGAAGAAGTATTGAGCTTGTCGCGCTTATTGGCAGGAAAAACGAAGAAAGAGAGCACAATTATGTTCTATGAGATGCTG GTTTTGAAAACACGAGACTGCATAGACGTGCAGCAGGAGAGTGCTTACCACAATATTCTTGTGCGCGAGACCCCCAAACTGAGGCAGTATTTCGAATGA
- the LOC125193799 gene encoding sister chromatid cohesion 1 protein 2 isoform X4 has protein sequence MFYSQLLLSKKGALGIIWMAAHCHKRLKKDQVHHTHIPSSVDKILDDGVPVVTHRILAFLLLGVVRIYSKKVEYLLNDCHEILNRLCTFKTGKSAQAEAGVGISRPQGPSHSITLPARFELDTFDLGLDQDAMGGKLRSHEQEMHADGRGKVSRRSGSFCKDIVLPSEAYSSTHTPPRDVLGAHQKQDLSVKSSSNANISLAGVEVLRHARRSLEDCVDPIQLDETENEQMHNKLFIKDCKNCPTNESGSDSGAAVRLLNSRHHSLPSPGIEFMVLDDAEKEQLNKRASHENVSPNTKGRSQEEQMYDYLSTKDLQTNIQWPTSSMESDFVVRLSNNGILPLPSLEMLRGTVFTLEDRLEPMVLDEAEEEQLYDRPSNKRKVGPELEVIPPESVKCQKPESVHVFILTPQPKLPATDVGTVGVAAVQTPGRKESAKILKKRKALVDVATVVPNKVLKRWIQEDPIDLKRGRKNIPHTRSQAWRSHKSYTHSFLEPSIPGVSVNLCYNSCYSLETLSVKSSVGQDGLEAPTTHGAQERIPDIRSPITEESPTQTPVVSSSVADLLSGQTAVTPLVLEKPLEQTPPVRSPVAEDFQDQIPIAPGTPVAYFNSLRSHEAETVAADSEILESSSSLESIEKCTSSSEQLEPDALFQEETSSFKGDSLEKDAFSSRTRVIGSYLAKKLLHKRTRKEEEVLSLSRLLAGKTKKESTIMFYEMLVLKTRDCIDVQQESAYHNILVRETPKLRQYFE, from the exons ATGTTTTACTCTCAGTTGCTGCTGTCGAAGAAGGGGGCGTTAGGCATCATTTGGATGGCCGCTCATTGCCATAAACGCCTTAAGAAGGATCAAGTTCACCACACCCACATTCCTTCTTCTGTCG ATAAGATCCTTGATGATGGAGTTCCGGTGGTCACTCATAGAATTTTAGCCTTCCTTCTTCTAGGCGTTGTGAGAATCTACTCCAAGAAAGTTGAGTATCTACTTAATGACTGTCATGAAATTCTCAACAGGCTGTGTACCTTTAAGACCGGGAAAAGTGCACAAGCTGAAGCAGGTGTCGGCATCTCTCGCCCTCAGGGACCTTCTCACTCGATTACTCTACCCGCGAGATTTGAACTTGATACATTTGATCTAGGTCTAGATCAAGATGCAATGGG TGGGAAATTAAGATCACATGAACAAGAGATGCATGCAG ATGGGCGCGGAAAAGTCTCTCGTAGATCTGGCTCATTTTGCAAG GATATTGTTCTACCTTCTGAAGCTTACTCATCTACTCACACACCGCCCAGAGA TGTGTTAGGAGCCCATCAGAAACAGGACTTGTCAGTGAAGTCATCAAGTAATGCAAACATTTCTTTAGCTGGTGTTGAGGTACTTCGTCACGCACGTCGTTCTTTAGAAGATTGTGTGGATCCAATTCAGTTGGATGAAACTGAAAACGAACAAATGCATAACAAGCTATTCATCAAGGATTGCAAGAATTGTCCAACAAATGAGTCAGGTTCTGATTCTGGTGCTGCTGTTCGTTTATTAAATAGTAGGCATCATTCTTTACCAAGTCCGGGCATTGAATTCATGGTACTAGATGATGCTGAAAAGGAGCAACTGAACAAAAGGGCATCTCATGAGAATGTCAGTCCAAATACCAAGGGACGGAGTCAAGAAGAACAAATGTATGATTATTTATCTACCAAGGATCTACAGACTAATATCCAATGGCCGACCAGCAGTATGGAGTCTGATTTTGTTGTACGTCTATCCAATAATGGTATCCTTCCCTTACCAAGTTTGGAGATGCTTCGTGGGACTGTGTTTACTTTGGAAGATCGTCTTGAACCAATGGTGTTGGATGAAGCTGAAGAGGAGCAATTGTATGACAGGCCGTCTAATAAAA GGAAAGTGGGTCCAGAACTAGAGGTCATTCCCCCGGAAAGTGTAAAATGCCAGAAACCAGAAAGTGTTCATGTGTTTATTCTAACTCCTCAACCAAAGCTTCCAG CAACAGATGTTGGAACTGTGGGAGTTGCAGCTGTTCAGACTCCTGGCAGAAAGGAGAGTGCGAAGATTCTTAAAAAGCGGAAGGCATTGGTGGATGTGGCCACAGTGGTGCCAAATAA GGTATTGAAGAGATGGATACAAGAAGATCCGATTGACCTAAAACGCGGGAGAAAGAATATTCCTCATACTCGGTCACAAGCCTGGAGATCTCATAAAAGTTACACACACAGTTTCCTTGAGCCttcgattcccg GTGTCTCAGTAAATCTCTGTTACAACAGCTGCTATTCACTAGAAACTTTATCTGTGAAATCATCTGTTGGCCAAGATGGTCTCGAAGCTCCTACAACGCATGGTGCTCAAGAACGGATTCCAGACATCAGATCTCCTATTACAGAAGAGTCTCCCACACAAACTCCAGTTGTCAGTTCTTCAGTTGCAGATTTACTGAGTGGGCAAACTGCTGTCACGCCCCTAGTTTTAGAAAAGCCTCTTGAACAAACTCCACCTGTCAGATCTCCGGTTGCAGAAGATTTTCAGGACCAAATTCCGATCGCTCCTGGAACACCTGTTGCTTACTTTAACTCGTTGAGATCACACGAAGCTGAAACAGTTGCGGCTGATTCAGAAATCTTGGAATCTTCCTCATCCCTTGAAAGCATAGAGAAGTGTACATCTTCAAGTGAACAACTTGAACCGGACGCTTTGTTTCAGGAG GAAACGAGCTCGTTCAAAGGTGATAGCTTGGAGAAAG ATGCATTCTCTTCCAGAACAAG AGTAATTGGAAGTTATCTTGCTAAGAAGCTCCTGCATAAAAGGACACGAAAAGAGGAAGAAGTATTGAGCTTGTCGCGCTTATTGGCAGGAAAAACGAAGAAAGAGAGCACAATTATGTTCTATGAGATGCTG GTTTTGAAAACACGAGACTGCATAGACGTGCAGCAGGAGAGTGCTTACCACAATATTCTTGTGCGCGAGACCCCCAAACTGAGGCAGTATTTCGAATGA